From Thermococcus barophilus MP:
TAGAGGCAATAAAACGCTTTTTGAGGAGATATGAGACATTAGCCAAGAAAGGCTACAAGGGTAAGCCATTGACCAGACCAAAAGAAACAAGCTTAGTTGAGCTGATGAGGCTTGTTGATGAATATGGAGTAAAGCTTGTTCGTTCTGCCTTAATTAGCTATACTCTTGTGAAAGGAGGTGAAGAAAATGAGTGAAAAAGTTTTTGAAATTGCAATTTTAGGAAGAGCCCTTTGGGAGCTCCACAGCTTGAACAACGAGGGCAATGTTGGAAACGTTGTTGAGCCAAGAAGCGTTAAGATAATTGACCCAAACACTGGGGAAGCTGTAACAACTGATGGAATTTCCGGAGAAATGTTGAAGCACATTCATTCAGAGTTTATGTGGCTCCTCGATGATAAGGAATATCTCTGCGAAGCCTGTAAAGTTCTACATCCTGAAAGGTTCAATCATGTAGTAAACAAAAATAAAAGCAAATTTAAATCACCTAAACAAGTAATTGAAGAGGCTGTGAAGACTTGTGATATCTGTGATGTCCATGGATTTATGGTTGAGAAGCCAACAGTTTCAAGGAAATCAACTGTTGAATTTGGATGGGCATTAGGAATTCCAGAGGTTTATAGGGACATACATCTTCATGCAAGACATGCACCCGGAGAAAAGGGTAAAAGACAAGAAACTGAAGAAGGGGAAAGGGAAGGAGGTACTCAGATGATATATCACAGACCTACAAGAACTGGAAAATATGCAATTGTTACAGTCTTCCAGCCATGGCGCATTGGTTTGAATGAGGCAAGACAAGATGTTTATTCCTACGATGGAAAACGTAGGAAAGAGCGCTATCAACTTGCATTAAAAGCTTATCAGCTAATGTTTGCAAGACCTGAGGGAGCAATGACAACAACAAGGCTTCCACATGTAGTTGATTTTGAGGGTGTAATAGTTCATTCCACAAAACCTGTTCCAGTCCCAGTAATTTCTCCGTTGAAGGAAGACTACAAAGCGGAAATAAAGAAGATAGCT
This genomic window contains:
- a CDS encoding DevR family CRISPR-associated autoregulator, which produces MSEKVFEIAILGRALWELHSLNNEGNVGNVVEPRSVKIIDPNTGEAVTTDGISGEMLKHIHSEFMWLLDDKEYLCEACKVLHPERFNHVVNKNKSKFKSPKQVIEEAVKTCDICDVHGFMVEKPTVSRKSTVEFGWALGIPEVYRDIHLHARHAPGEKGKRQETEEGEREGGTQMIYHRPTRTGKYAIVTVFQPWRIGLNEARQDVYSYDGKRRKERYQLALKAYQLMFARPEGAMTTTRLPHVVDFEGVIVHSTKPVPVPVISPLKEDYKAEIKKIAETIEEIEVLEFKGVADFVEKIGTLLSKEPYEMNFGGEK